The window TTCTTTTGCATATTTTCCAGCTGGAACAGTTTCAGGAGTACCAATAGCTATTTTATGATTTAAAATTTCTTCTAGTGAAGTTATTTCTTTTTGACCAGCAATAACCATTCTATTTTTTAAAATGTTTTTATGAAAATTATTTTCAACTAAACCTTTAGACTTAAGGTCATCTAAATCACTTTGAGAAGCAAAGAAAATAATATCTACAGGAGCTCCACCAATAATTTGATTTTTTAAAGCACCAGACCCACCAAGATTTAAGTTAATTTGAATATCTTTATTTTCTTCTTGAAATTTTAATATTAATTCATTCATTACTTCTTTAAGGCTAGCAGCAGCACTTATAGTAATCTCTTTTTTTAAATCTTTAGAATAAACAGAAAAACAAATAGTACTAAATAATAATAGGAATTTAAAAATTTTTTTCATAAAATCACCTCTTTCAGATTAATTTTAACAAATAAATTGAAATATATCAAGAGCAATAAAAAATATGATATAATAAAAAGAAAAGGAGAAAAATGAATGTTTAAAGTAGCAATAATTTGTATGAGTGATAAAGGTTTTCAAGGAGAGAGAGAAGATTTATCTACTAAAGTTATTGAAGAGATAATGTTAAAGAAAGGATATATAATTGCAAAAAAAATTTTAATTCCAGATGAAAAGGAGATTATAAAAGAAAATTTAATAAGTATTTGTGATAATAATATAGCAAATTTAATTTTAACAACAGGTGGAACAGGTTTTTCCAAAAGAGATGTAACTCCAGAGGCTACAGAAGAAGTTATTGAGAGAAGAACTCCTGGAATTTCTGAAGCAATAAGAAATTATTCTATAGGAATAACAAAAAGGGCAATGTTATCAAGAGCTACATCAGGAATAAGAAAAGATACTTTAATTATAAATTTACCTGGAAGTCCAAAAGCTGTTAAAGAATCTTTAGAATATATAGTAGATGAATTAAAACATGGATTAGAAATATTATTAGGAACAACAAGTGACTGTGCAAGAAAATAGATATTAATTAATAGATAAATATGCTATAATATTCTGAAACAAAAATTTAGAGGAGAAAAATGGAAGATTATATTATAAAAATTTTAATAAATTTTAGTTATATAGGAATATGTTTCTTAATTTTTTTAGAAAATGTATTTCCTCCAATTCCATCAGAATTAATTTTAGTTTTTGGTGGATTTATTTCAAAAAGATTAGAATTAAATTTTTTCTTGATGGTAATACTTTCAACAGTAGGCTCATTACTTGGAGCTTTAATGTTGTATTATATTGGGAAAAAAATTCCTATAGAAAAATTAGAAAATTTTTTAGAAAAAAAATGGATAAGAAGATTGGGATTTAAATCAGGAGATGTAAATAAAACTTTAAAATATTTTGAAAAATATAATACTTTAAGTGTTTTTATAGGTAGATGTATTCCTGTAGTCAGAAGTCTTATTTCTATTCCAGCAGGAATGCAAAAAATGGAGATAAAAAAATTTATTTTTTATACAGGAGTAGGAAGTTTAATTTGGAATACTGTTTTAATATATATAGGAAGAGTTATGGAAGATAAATGGGAAGAAGGACTTCTACTATTAGAAAAATATTCTTCTATAATTTTATTAGTAATAATATTTATTGGATTAGTTAAATTTTCTTATAAAAAATATAGAAAAAAGAAAGTGATAAAAGATGAAAGATAATTCAGGAAGAGAAATAAACTATTTAAGAATATCTTTAACAAAAAATTGTAATTTAAAATGTATTTATTGTTTACCAGAAAAAATGGAACATATAAAAGAAGATGAACTTTCTTTGGAAGATATATTAAAAATTGTAAAAAATGCTATAAAATTAGGAATAAATAAAATTAGACTAACAGGTGGAGAGCCTTTACTTAGAAAAGATTTAATTGAAATAGTAAAAGAAATAAAACTTTTAGGAATAGATGAAATATATATTACTACTAATGGAATTTTATTGGAAGAAAAATTAGAGGACTTAAAAAAGGCTGGTTTAAAGGGAATAAATATAAGTCTTGATACTTTAGAAAAAGAGTTATTTAAAAAAATAACAAGAGGTGGAAGTTTAGATAAAGTAATATCTGGATTATTAAAAGCTAAAGATATGGGATTTGAAATAAAAATAAATTCTGTAATAATGAAAGGCATAAATGAAAATTCTATAGTTGATTTAGGAAAGATAACTAAAAAATATAATATAGATGTAAGGTTTATTGAACTAATGCCTATGGGAGAAGGAAAAAAATATATAGGAATAAACAATAAA of the Fusobacterium sp. FSA-380-WT-3A genome contains:
- the modA gene encoding molybdate ABC transporter substrate-binding protein; translated protein: MKKIFKFLLLFSTICFSVYSKDLKKEITISAAASLKEVMNELILKFQEENKDIQINLNLGGSGALKNQIIGGAPVDIIFFASQSDLDDLKSKGLVENNFHKNILKNRMVIAGQKEITSLEEILNHKIAIGTPETVPAGKYAKEILINENLWDKIQNNLIFSKDVRSAMQYVELSEVDFAFIYKTDAKLLKNSKISYVIPENLHKPIIYSYGIIKDKASDETIKFYEFLSSQEAQKYYEKYNFEMAEK
- a CDS encoding molybdenum cofactor biosynthesis protein B; amino-acid sequence: MFKVAIICMSDKGFQGEREDLSTKVIEEIMLKKGYIIAKKILIPDEKEIIKENLISICDNNIANLILTTGGTGFSKRDVTPEATEEVIERRTPGISEAIRNYSIGITKRAMLSRATSGIRKDTLIINLPGSPKAVKESLEYIVDELKHGLEILLGTTSDCARK
- a CDS encoding DedA family protein encodes the protein MEDYIIKILINFSYIGICFLIFLENVFPPIPSELILVFGGFISKRLELNFFLMVILSTVGSLLGALMLYYIGKKIPIEKLENFLEKKWIRRLGFKSGDVNKTLKYFEKYNTLSVFIGRCIPVVRSLISIPAGMQKMEIKKFIFYTGVGSLIWNTVLIYIGRVMEDKWEEGLLLLEKYSSIILLVIIFIGLVKFSYKKYRKKKVIKDER
- the moaA gene encoding GTP 3',8-cyclase MoaA encodes the protein MKDNSGREINYLRISLTKNCNLKCIYCLPEKMEHIKEDELSLEDILKIVKNAIKLGINKIRLTGGEPLLRKDLIEIVKEIKLLGIDEIYITTNGILLEEKLEDLKKAGLKGINISLDTLEKELFKKITRGGSLDKVISGLLKAKDMGFEIKINSVIMKGINENSIVDLGKITKKYNIDVRFIELMPMGEGKKYIGINNKEIYKELEEIYGFQKDFFQRKGVSEYYRLVDGKGRIGFISPINNCFCENCNKIRLTSTGEIKRCLNMKSNINIKDYLKSDEEIENILKIEINKKPEKHLFGKENIDEERKNMNEIGG